One window of the Polycladomyces subterraneus genome contains the following:
- a CDS encoding sulfite exporter TauE/SafE family protein, whose product MEWLLLFLIGLIGGTIGSIVGLGGGIITVPALLFLAGVDARFHHLTPPVAVGTSLALVILTALSSTLSYARQRRVDFSSGWLFFAACGPGAAIGAYLTHFFRSSGFLVGFGLLMLGVSIVLSFRDRLRGISLRQSVTRTFVDAEGREYTYGYHRPTALFISFVVGLISGLFGIGGGSLLVPMMVMLFRFPPHVATATSMFIILLTAAIGSVAHAVQGNIDWIAALWIAPGSWIGGQLGAAISARMSSQALLVTFRIAIVLVAVKMIADGMSSLS is encoded by the coding sequence GTGGAGTGGCTGTTGTTGTTCTTGATCGGATTGATCGGAGGTACGATCGGTAGTATCGTCGGATTGGGCGGCGGGATTATTACCGTGCCGGCATTGTTGTTTTTGGCAGGAGTAGATGCACGGTTTCACCATCTTACGCCTCCGGTGGCGGTAGGGACATCGTTGGCGTTGGTCATTTTGACTGCCCTGTCTTCGACATTGTCCTACGCCCGTCAGCGGCGTGTGGATTTTTCCAGCGGTTGGTTGTTTTTTGCCGCATGCGGACCGGGAGCGGCCATTGGGGCTTATCTCACTCATTTTTTTCGTTCCAGCGGATTTTTGGTGGGTTTTGGCCTGTTGATGCTGGGAGTGTCAATAGTGCTGTCATTTCGGGATCGGCTCAGGGGGATTTCGCTTCGCCAGTCGGTAACGCGTACGTTTGTGGACGCGGAAGGTAGGGAATATACGTACGGATATCATCGGCCGACAGCCCTTTTCATTTCATTTGTCGTGGGTCTTATTTCCGGCTTGTTCGGGATCGGGGGCGGTTCGCTGTTGGTACCAATGATGGTGATGCTGTTTCGCTTTCCCCCGCATGTGGCCACCGCTACCTCCATGTTTATCATCCTGCTCACCGCCGCCATCGGCAGTGTCGCTCACGCCGTTCAGGGAAACATCGACTGGATCGCAGCATTGTGGATTGCACCTGGTTCTTGGATCGGTGGTCAGTTGGGGGCGGCCATCTCCGCGCGGATGAGCAGTCAAGCCCTGTTGGTCACGTTTCGGATCGCGATTGTGTTGGTGGCCGTGAAAATGATCGCCGACGGCATGTCTTCATTGAGTTAG